One genomic region from Corvus hawaiiensis isolate bCorHaw1 chromosome 21, bCorHaw1.pri.cur, whole genome shotgun sequence encodes:
- the LOC125336802 gene encoding notch-regulated ankyrin repeat-containing protein — MSQSEVSPCAAPPPPPPSQRVFQEAVRRGNTKELQSLLQNMTNCEFNVNSFGPEGQTALHQSVIDGNLELVKLLVKFGADIRLANRDGWSALHIAAFGGHQDIVLYLITKAKYSAGAR; from the coding sequence ATGAGCCAGAGCGAGGTGTCGCCGtgcgcggcgccgccgccgccgccccccagCCAGCGGGTGTTCCAGGAGGCGGTGCGGCGCGGCAACACCAAGGAGCTGCAGTCGCTGCTGCAGAACATGACGAACTGCGAGTTCAACGTCAACTCCTTCGGGCCCGAGGGGCAGACGGCGCTGCACCAGTCCGTCATCGACGGCAACCTCGAGCTCGTCAAGCTCCTGGTCAAGTTCGGCGCCGACATCCGCCTGGCCAACCGCGACGGCTGGAGCGCCCTGCACATCGCCGCCTTCGGGGGCCACCAGGACATCGTCCTCTACCTGATCACCAAGGCCAAATACTCCGCCGGCGCACGGTGA